From a region of the Zingiber officinale cultivar Zhangliang chromosome 4B, Zo_v1.1, whole genome shotgun sequence genome:
- the LOC121975273 gene encoding F-box protein FBX14-like, giving the protein MARVEEAGDREGNKEEETNCWPPEAVEGGRGGEGPSGGSGGGDGDGDGGRPDTPPQSPPPYMDQLPEDVLENVLQFLVCRRDRNAASLVCRSWYRAEAHTRRELFVGNCYAVSPARALRRFCGVRALVLKGRPRFTDLHPFPRNWGARFSPWLTALTTASPWLERVCLKRMTVSDADLALLAFSFPSFVDLTLIGCYGFGTPGLAVIAELCKNLRVLDLIENDVEDEDEDKAPVDWISRFPKTTTSLESLSFECVTCPVNFSALEALVARSPSLQRLRVNQNVSLGQLRRLMIRAPHLTHLGTGSFWPGIAEDLNAADLEQAFLASKSLICLSGFREVAPEYLLAVLPVCANLVSLNLSYAVITAELLKPVMLECHNLRTFWVLDTIGDEGLRTVAKACKNLHELRVFHYTDYSVSDAGLVAISNGCWKLQSILFFCQRMTNAALVTMSKNCPDLVVFRLCISDVHCPDHVTGESMDEGFGAIVMNCKKLTNLTVSGLLTDKVFEYIATYGKLVRTLSVEFAGNTDLSLKYVLEGCRRLQKLEIRNCPFGDAGLLSGIHQYYNMRFLWMASCELSLSGCKEVAQRMPNLVVEVIGDWLDLNSWSEHFDSCSEDLDSDEVDELYLYRSLEGPRNDAPPSVSIL; this is encoded by the exons ATGGCGAGGGTGGAGGAGGCTGGGGATAGGGAGGGAAATAAGGAGGAGGAGACCAACTGCTGGCCCCCTGAAGCTGTCGAGGGAGGCAGGGGCGGGGAAGGGCCCAGCGGAGGGAGTGGAGGTGGGGATGGTGATGGTGACGGAGGGCGACCCGACACGCCGCCGCAGTCGCCGCCGCCCTACATGGACCAGCTGCCGGAGGACGTTCTGGAGAACGTGCTTCAGTTCCTGGTCTGCCGGAGGGACCGGAACGCGGCGTCGCTGGTGTGCCGGTCCTGGTACCGCGCCGAGGCGCATACCCGGCGCGAGCTCTTCGTCGGCAACTGCTACGCTGTGTCTCCGGCGCGTGCGCTACGGAGGTTCTGCGGCGTCCGGGCCCTCGTGCTCAAGGGGCGCCCTCGCTTCACCGACTTGCACCCGTTTCCGCGCAACTGGGGCGCCCGCTTCTCCCCCTGGCTCACTGCTTTGACCACCGCATCCCCCTGGCTTGAGCGCGTCTGCCTCAAGCGGATGACCGTGTCCGACGCCGACCTCGCGCTCCTCGCCTTCTCCTTCCCCTCCTTCGTCGATCTCACGCTCATCGGCTGCTATGGGTTCGGCACCCCTGGTCTCGCCGTCATCGCTGAGCTCTGCAA GAATCTGAGGGTCTTGGATCTGATTGAGAACGATGTGGAGGACGAGGACGAGGACAAGGCGCCCGTCGACTGGATCTCGAGGTTCCCGAAGACAACTACCTCTTTGGAGTCGCTCTCGTTCGAGTGCGTTACTTGCCCAGTGAACTTCTCCGCCCTGGAGGCCCTGGTCGCTCGTTCGCCCTCCCTCCAGCGGCTGCGGGTGAACCAGAATGTCTCTCTTGGCCAGCTCCGCCGCCTCATGATCCGGGCGCCGCACCTGACCCACCTCGGCACCGGTTCCTTCTGGCCCGGCATCGCTGAAGATCTCAACGCCGCTGACCTCGAGCAAGCCTTTCTCGCTTCCAAGTCGCTCATTTGTCTTTCGGGGTTCCGCGAGGTGGCGCCGGAGTACCTCCTGGCCGTCCTCCCCGTCTGCGCCAACCTTGTCTCGCTCAACTTAAGCTACGCCGTGATCACCGCTGAACTGCTCAAGCCTGTGATGCTCGAATGCCACAACCTCCGCACCTTCTGG GTTCTTGATACCATCGGTGACGAGGGACTACGTACGGTGGCCAAGGCATGCAAGAACCTCCACGAGCTCAGAGTGTTTCACTACACGGACTACTCCGTCTCTGATGCTGGCCTTGTGGCAATCTCAAACGGATGCTGGAAGCTCCAATCGATCCTGTTCTTCTGCCAGCGAATGACGAATGCTGCCTTGGTAACCATGTCCAAGAACTGCCCGGACCTGGTCGTATTCCGCCTCTGCATCAGCGACGTCCACTGCCCCGATCACGTCACTGGGGAGTCTATGGACGAAGGCTTTGGAGCCATTGTCATGAACTGCAAGAAGCTCACTAATCTCACTGTCTCCGGCCTGCTGACCGACAAAGTGTTCGAATACATCGCAACCTATGGCAAACTGGTTAGAACTCTCTCAGTGGAGTTTGCTGGAAACACTGATCTGAGCCTGAAGTACGTGCTCGAAGGCTGTCGCAGACTGCAGAAGCTGGAGATTAGGAATTGCCCTTTTGGTGATGCAGGCCTGCTCTCAGGCATCCACCAGTACTACAACATGAGGTTCTTGTGGATGGCCTCATGCGAGCTATCTTTAAGTGGTTGCAAGGAGGTGGCTCAGAGGATGCCTAACTTGGTGGTGGAAGTGATCGGAGATTGGCTAGACCTTAACAGCTGGTCCGAGCACTTTGACAGCTGTTCTGAGGACCTTGATagcgatgaggtggatgagttgtATCTGTACCGGTCTCTTGAAGGGCCGAGGAATGATGCACCCCCGTCCGTCAGCATCTTGTAG